A region of Staphylococcus sp. IVB6181 DNA encodes the following proteins:
- a CDS encoding SA0632 family lipoprotein: MKKVIMLLLASTLVLGACGKSDEKAALEKDIDKLEKENKKLKAAKDKLEKEEKATQERVDKLQDEVKDKVATESAKQRSKQEEKDKAAKEAKEDKAKDKTDSSAQSETSTSKSKTNSKQQEQDTAKQP; the protein is encoded by the coding sequence ATGAAGAAGGTAATCATGCTGCTGCTGGCTTCAACCTTAGTGTTAGGTGCTTGCGGGAAGAGCGATGAAAAGGCAGCGCTAGAGAAAGATATCGATAAGCTTGAAAAGGAAAATAAAAAATTAAAAGCAGCAAAAGATAAGCTTGAAAAAGAAGAAAAAGCGACACAAGAACGTGTTGATAAATTACAAGACGAAGTCAAAGATAAAGTTGCGACTGAAAGTGCTAAGCAACGTTCAAAACAAGAGGAAAAAGATAAAGCAGCAAAAGAAGCAAAGGAAGACAAAGCAAAAGACAAAACAGATTCATCTGCACAGTCTGAGACTTCAACCTCTAAATCTAAGACAAACTCAAAACAACAAGAGCAGGACACAGCGAAGCAGCCTTAG
- a CDS encoding DUF1129 family protein, with product MPKSTERLMRENNVKSLHLNNTDREIFESYMTYIRADLRVNPHDSERVLNRILRQLLKSENQGMLAMDFFDHNPKAHAVRTIKELKNETLKNIFKYVWHHILFLLGIFCFFKGFIGFFIGAKPIYYFTFPIVVLAGLFIIFLFVWWTFKTVQIQAFNKSNWVWILTYVVIFALIALLFYVLYIPQSYLAFGPSIQINNWTFIIISFIITPIAFYIDHHFIKQNSNTYL from the coding sequence ATGCCTAAATCCACGGAACGGTTGATGCGTGAAAATAATGTTAAGTCGCTGCATTTGAATAATACCGACCGAGAAATATTCGAAAGCTACATGACTTATATTCGTGCTGATCTGCGTGTCAATCCCCACGATTCTGAACGTGTACTGAACCGTATATTAAGACAGCTGCTTAAATCAGAGAACCAAGGGATGCTGGCCATGGATTTCTTTGACCATAATCCTAAAGCGCATGCGGTGAGAACCATTAAAGAATTAAAAAACGAAACCTTAAAGAACATCTTTAAGTATGTCTGGCATCATATCTTGTTTTTACTCGGGATATTCTGCTTCTTTAAAGGCTTTATCGGTTTCTTTATAGGCGCAAAGCCGATTTATTACTTTACGTTTCCTATTGTAGTCCTGGCTGGATTATTCATCATTTTCTTATTCGTATGGTGGACGTTCAAAACCGTACAAATCCAAGCCTTTAACAAGTCGAATTGGGTATGGATATTAACCTATGTCGTGATTTTTGCATTAATTGCATTGCTCTTTTACGTCTTATATATCCCGCAATCTTATTTGGCTTTTGGTCCATCTATCCAAATCAATAACTGGACCTTTATCATTATTTCATTTATTATCACACCTATCGCGTTCTATATTGATCATCACTTCATTAAACAAAACAGCAATACGTATTTATAA